In Anaerohalosphaeraceae bacterium, the genomic window CCCCATAAAGACCGCCGAGACCGCCAGCATCCGCCGAACGGCGAATTCGGCAATGTGCTCCAGCTGCGCCCCAACGGCCTGCCCCACGAGGGTTGTCGCCGCCACAGCCAGCCCCCAAACCGGCATATACGCGAACGATTCCATCTGGACAGCCAGTTGATGCGAAGCCAAAGCGGTTGTCCCCAGCATCGCCACCAGCCGCATAAACAGCACATAGATAAAGGTATTGGACAGGCGTTCCGCCAGGGCCGGAGCCGCCAGATACCACAGCCGATGCAGCATGACTTGGGTTGGTTTGAGGAAATGGTTCCAGCCCAGACCGATGCTGCGGCGGGAAAACAGGGTTCCCAAAGAGACCGCCGCCCCGGCTGTTCGTGCCAGCACCGTTCCCCAGGCCACCCCGTAAAAGCCCATTTTCGGCACTCCCAGGCCGAACGCCAAAACCACACTGGAAACCAGGTTTACGACATTCATCAGGACCGAAATCCACATCGCCCGCATTACATCCCCTTTGCTGCGGTGGATGCTGTTGCTCGTAAACAGCGGCAGCCCGAATACGCAGGAGAGCATCAGAATCTTCAGATAGCGGCTTCCGGCGGGCAGGACCGCCTCCGAAGCCCCCAGCAGATGAATGATTGGTTCTGAAAGCCAATAGCCGACGGCGGCAATCCCCGCCGCCGTGGCAAACGAAAGGGTCAGGGACAGGGCGGCATAACGGCAGGCCGTCTGCCGATCTCCCTCCCCCCAGGAACGCGAGACAATGGATGCCGTTGCAATCGCCAGGGCGATATAGGGGGCATTGATAAAAAACATGGCCAGCCCGGCCAGTGCGGATGCCGCCAGGAAGTTTTCGTTCCGAAGCCAGCCGACAATCAGGGTGTCCACGAAAAACACCAGCGAAAAGAGCAGATTTTCAAAGACAGCCGGAGCCGCCAGCGCCGCCAGCGTCCGGTTCAAATTCCGCAGACGCAGATTCAGCCGTTTAACGGGCTGTTCGATGGAGTAGGATTCACTGTCCGCCATTTGTTGATACCATTCGTTTTTGCCGAGTCCAAAACAGAACAGGATAAACAGGCCCGGGCCGAATCGCAATCAAAAACAGCGGGGGCCCGACGTCCCGTTGGGATGCTGAATTTGTCCTTGCCCTCGGCTGTCCGGCCTTTTACACTGATGTTTTTGGAAAACGACGGTTCAGCAGAGCGACAGAAATGGAACCCAAAGACCCCATTTATCATTCTGTGATGACGATTGCCGGTCGGGACATTACCGAACTGCAGGAGGAATGGACCGTTCAGCAGGCGCTGGAGGACATCCGAAGCCGCCAGCTGGGTGACCGCATCATGTATTTTTATGTGGTGGATGCAAACCGACGTCTGGTCGGTGTGATTCCGACCCGGCGGCTCCTGACGGCGCCTTTGCAGGAGCGGCTGTCTGAAATTATGATTCGCGATGTCATAACGATTCCGCATACGGCGACCGTCTTTGATGCCTGTGAGCTGTTTGCGATTCATCGGTTTCTGGCCCTTCCGGTCGTCAACGACAAACAGCAGATTGTCGGGGTCGTGGATGTGGGGATGTTTACGGATGAAATTTTGAGCGTTGCGGAACGCGAGCGGATCGCCGAAGTCTTCGAAATTATCGGCTTTCGGGTCTCGCAGCTGCGAAACGCCTCGCCGATTCAGGCCTTTCGGGTTCGGTTTCCCTGGCTGACGGCCACCATCGCCAGCGGTACGATTTGTGCTCTGCTGGTCGGTGTGTATGAGCTGACGTTGGCCAAGACCCTTGTGCTGGCCTTCTTTTTGACCCTTGTGCTGGGGCTGGGCGAGAGTGTGAGCATGCAGTCAATGACGGTTACCATCCAGGCCCTGCGTTCGATGCGGCCGACGCTTCGCTGGTATCTGTCTTCTCTGGTTCGTGAGGCGGGCACATCTCTCCTGCTCGGGGCGGCCTGCGGGCTGGCCGTGGGAATGATTGTCTGGCTTTGGCGCGGCGCCGGCCTGCCGGCTTTGGTCATTGGCGGCAGCATCCTTCTGTCGCTTTCTACGGCTTGTTTTCTCGGTTTGAGCATTCCGGCCCTTCTGCACGCCCTGAAACTGGACCCCAAAGTCGCCGCCGGCCCGATTACGCTGGCACTGGCGGATATCTTTACGGTTCTGATTTATTTTACGCTGGCGTCTTTTCTTTTGTGAGGTTCCTGTGAAGATTGTTGCAGACCAGAATATTCCGTTTGTTCAGGAATGCTTTTCCTCCCTCGGGGAAGTTCATGTCTGTTCCGGCCGGCAGATTACGCCCCAGACTGTTCGGGACGCCGACCTGCTGCTTGTGCGGAGCATCACGCCTGTCAATGAAGCGCTTCTGGCCGGCAGCCGCGTGCGGTTTGTCGCCACGGCCACCATCGGCACGGACCACGTGGATACCGAGTACCTCGAGCGGGCTAAAGTCGCCTTCGCTTCCGCTCCCGGCTCCAACGCCAACAGTGTTGCCGAGTATGTTGTCGCCGCGCTGCTTCTGGTTGCCAAACGCCGTCGGTTTACGCTCGAAGGGAAAAGCATCGGCATCATCGGGGTCGGCAATGTCGGCTCCCGGGTGGATGCCAAATGCCGGGCCCTCGGAATGAAAACCGTTCTGAACGACCCGCCGCTGGCCCGCATGACCGGCGACAGCAAATACCGGCCCCTTGAAGAAGCCCTGGCCTGCGATATCCTCACACTGCATACCCCGCTGACAGAAGACGGGCCCGATGCTACGTACCACCTGGCTGACGAAATCTTCTTTTCCGCCCTCAAAAAAGATGCTGTCTTTCTCAATACTGCACGAGGAGCGGTGATGGAAACCGCCGCCCTCAAAAAAGCAATCGAATCCGGCAAAACCTCGGCGGTCATTCTCGATGTCTGGGAGAATGAACCGACACCCGACCCCTGGCTGGTTCGTCATGTGGACATTTCGACCCCTCATATTGCCGGCTACTCCTTTGACGGAAAGGTGAACGGCCTTTTGATGATTTACCGCGCCGCCTGCAAATTCCTGAACGTGGAACCGCAGCATACGGAAAAGGATTTTCTGCCGCCGCCGGCTGTGCCGCAAATCGAAATTACCCCGGAGCAGATTCAGTCATCATCTGAAGAGGTCCTCCTGCACGAAATCGTCCAGCAGGTCTATCCCATTGGGCGGGATGATTTCAATATGCGGGAAATCCTGCAGGTGCCCGCCGAGCAGCAGGG contains:
- a CDS encoding MATE family efflux transporter, giving the protein MADSESYSIEQPVKRLNLRLRNLNRTLAALAAPAVFENLLFSLVFFVDTLIVGWLRNENFLAASALAGLAMFFINAPYIALAIATASIVSRSWGEGDRQTACRYAALSLTLSFATAAGIAAVGYWLSEPIIHLLGASEAVLPAGSRYLKILMLSCVFGLPLFTSNSIHRSKGDVMRAMWISVLMNVVNLVSSVVLAFGLGVPKMGFYGVAWGTVLARTAGAAVSLGTLFSRRSIGLGWNHFLKPTQVMLHRLWYLAAPALAERLSNTFIYVLFMRLVAMLGTTALASHQLAVQMESFAYMPVWGLAVAATTLVGQAVGAQLEHIAEFAVRRMLAVSAVFMGILSIVFALWGPQLVRIFGATPDVLAGAGTALRIAGLELPFMAFTFIFIGALRGAGDTKSALYVGLVSTVIFRLGGTWLLAFFLGWGLAGVWTATAADWAFRAAALFFFFRTGVWKKLHQLEKARFRE
- a CDS encoding magnesium transporter — protein: MEPKDPIYHSVMTIAGRDITELQEEWTVQQALEDIRSRQLGDRIMYFYVVDANRRLVGVIPTRRLLTAPLQERLSEIMIRDVITIPHTATVFDACELFAIHRFLALPVVNDKQQIVGVVDVGMFTDEILSVAERERIAEVFEIIGFRVSQLRNASPIQAFRVRFPWLTATIASGTICALLVGVYELTLAKTLVLAFFLTLVLGLGESVSMQSMTVTIQALRSMRPTLRWYLSSLVREAGTSLLLGAACGLAVGMIVWLWRGAGLPALVIGGSILLSLSTACFLGLSIPALLHALKLDPKVAAGPITLALADIFTVLIYFTLASFLL
- a CDS encoding 4-phosphoerythronate dehydrogenase; protein product: MKIVADQNIPFVQECFSSLGEVHVCSGRQITPQTVRDADLLLVRSITPVNEALLAGSRVRFVATATIGTDHVDTEYLERAKVAFASAPGSNANSVAEYVVAALLLVAKRRRFTLEGKSIGIIGVGNVGSRVDAKCRALGMKTVLNDPPLARMTGDSKYRPLEEALACDILTLHTPLTEDGPDATYHLADEIFFSALKKDAVFLNTARGAVMETAALKKAIESGKTSAVILDVWENEPTPDPWLVRHVDISTPHIAGYSFDGKVNGLLMIYRAACKFLNVEPQHTEKDFLPPPAVPQIEITPEQIQSSSEEVLLHEIVQQVYPIGRDDFNMREILQVPAEQQGAFFDRLRKEYPVRREFQNTLVKLPRGADALAAKLAGIGFQVEMEKSRWNPFRR